From a region of the Pseudanabaena sp. PCC 7367 genome:
- a CDS encoding sensor histidine kinase, whose protein sequence is MTEGITDDSNAQHHDFSRYWYLTYRDPTTEAFYSSYAYDKIIVPLRFTTFVAIFVYLTFGILDYALSVHAGREYWDLWLIRLTTGFPILLISFFLSFSRYSRQHYQRIYSTAIWLTGCSLLWVSAVGDVYLTERYYAGLFMVFFYGSMLFFIKFTYTVFMAISLYAMYVIVALYKGIETIAMINNLFFLTGGVLLAAIAVYIHEMYSRDNFKYSQILLSAVSEANAANKAKTDFLAVMNHELRSPLVSVIGGAQALTGQLFGDWHEKRELYVNYADMIERNGQHLLTIINEILDYSKAASGQQKLREAEFIVQETIAEAVDIVTPQLEQKDLQIHTHIPITPYTLFADPQLTKQMIVNLLSNAIKFSPKQATIKITLKTSDDGLHIKVKDQGIGINKEDLERVLKPFEQVDEPYIREQSSMGTGLGLPYVALLMQMHNGAITLDSELQQGTTATLIFPTERLL, encoded by the coding sequence ATGACCGAGGGCATCACCGATGATAGCAATGCTCAGCACCATGATTTCAGCCGATATTGGTACCTCACTTATCGTGACCCAACCACCGAAGCCTTCTACAGCAGCTATGCCTATGACAAAATTATTGTGCCGCTGCGCTTCACCACCTTTGTAGCCATCTTTGTCTACCTCACCTTTGGCATCTTAGATTATGCGCTGAGCGTCCATGCAGGCAGAGAGTATTGGGATTTATGGTTGATTCGTCTCACTACTGGCTTTCCGATTCTGCTGATCAGCTTCTTTCTCAGTTTCAGCCGCTATAGCCGCCAGCATTATCAACGTATTTATTCCACCGCGATCTGGCTAACCGGTTGCAGTTTACTGTGGGTTTCGGCGGTAGGGGATGTGTATCTGACCGAACGCTACTATGCAGGGCTATTTATGGTGTTTTTCTATGGCTCGATGTTGTTTTTCATCAAATTCACCTACACCGTGTTTATGGCCATCTCCCTCTATGCCATGTACGTGATCGTGGCGCTGTATAAGGGAATTGAAACCATTGCCATGATCAATAACCTATTTTTTCTTACTGGTGGAGTCTTACTGGCCGCGATCGCTGTCTATATCCATGAAATGTACTCCCGCGATAACTTCAAATATAGCCAAATTCTGTTATCCGCCGTCAGCGAAGCCAATGCCGCGAATAAAGCCAAAACGGACTTCTTGGCCGTAATGAATCACGAACTGCGATCGCCACTGGTTTCCGTCATTGGTGGTGCCCAGGCACTGACTGGTCAATTATTCGGTGATTGGCATGAAAAGCGAGAACTCTATGTTAACTACGCCGATATGATTGAACGCAACGGTCAACATTTGCTTACCATAATCAACGAAATCCTGGATTACTCAAAGGCGGCATCGGGTCAGCAAAAACTGAGAGAGGCTGAATTCATTGTCCAAGAAACGATCGCTGAGGCCGTGGATATTGTCACCCCTCAACTGGAACAGAAGGATTTACAAATTCACACCCATATCCCCATAACTCCATACACCTTGTTTGCCGACCCGCAGCTCACCAAACAAATGATTGTTAATCTGCTATCCAATGCAATTAAATTTAGCCCCAAACAAGCCACGATCAAGATTACGCTTAAGACCTCAGACGATGGCTTGCACATTAAGGTAAAAGACCAAGGCATTGGCATTAACAAAGAGGATCTAGAACGGGTCTTAAAACCCTTTGAACAGGTAGATGAGCCCTATATCCGCGAACAATCCAGTATGGGCACCGGCTTGGGTTTGCCCTATGTGGCTCTCCTGATGCAGATGCACAATGGTGCAATCACCCTGGATAGTGAACTGCAGCAAGGCACCACCGCCACGCTGATCTTCCCCACAGAAAGGCTGCTCTAG
- a CDS encoding response regulator produces the protein MTKKILIAEDKPDSLRLFRDILNGIGYLDLIEIDNGQAVFDQARQHKPDFIIMDIQLPGISGIDAIQQIKQDENLKNIPILATSAFCMEHDLKLIKNSGCDDFIAKPFNVADFIQVIKKWLEQDC, from the coding sequence ATGACCAAGAAGATCCTGATTGCCGAAGATAAGCCCGACAGCCTGAGACTATTCCGCGATATCCTCAACGGTATAGGCTACCTGGATCTGATTGAAATTGATAACGGCCAGGCTGTGTTTGATCAGGCACGCCAGCATAAGCCCGACTTCATCATCATGGACATCCAACTACCAGGAATTTCTGGCATTGACGCGATCCAACAAATTAAACAAGACGAGAATCTCAAAAATATTCCCATTTTGGCCACCTCAGCCTTCTGTATGGAACACGACCTTAAACTGATCAAAAACTCCGGCTGCGATGATTTCATTGCCAAGCCTTTCAATGTCGCAGATTTTATCCAAGTCATTAAAAAATGGCTTGAGCAGGACTGCTAG
- a CDS encoding type II toxin-antitoxin system RelE/ParE family toxin translates to MPRIRWSTQSEADLARHYHFLAAKSLSAAVQAIETIYKSAANLSSMPYMGLVIDEKSGLRKWPVAFGKSGYVLHYKVIDDEIVIDAVYAGRENRMY, encoded by the coding sequence ATGCCCCGCATCCGTTGGTCAACCCAATCTGAAGCTGATTTAGCAAGGCATTATCATTTCTTGGCTGCTAAGAGCTTATCGGCTGCTGTTCAGGCCATCGAAACCATTTATAAATCAGCTGCAAACCTATCATCCATGCCTTATATGGGGCTTGTAATTGATGAAAAATCGGGATTGCGCAAATGGCCTGTTGCCTTTGGCAAGAGTGGCTATGTTTTGCACTACAAAGTGATCGATGACGAGATTGTAATTGATGCTGTTTATGCAGGTCGCGAAAACCGTATGTATTAA